The proteins below come from a single Roseiflexus sp. RS-1 genomic window:
- a CDS encoding DUF58 domain-containing protein: protein MMMQWQRLERSLRPLSLVLLAALIFIAAQGTGIELFFHLSYLLISIVVVAYLWAWLNLHGLSVRRETFSHRAQVGDVARERVTLINHWFLPRLWVEVLDHSNLPSHGAGFVACLPGNEQQRWVVRTPCTMRGKFRLGPVTLASSDPLGLFRLQRDIAGATDILVYPRTVPLPEFVLPGAELPGGQNLRRRTHHVTPNVAALREYQPGDSFNRIHWRSTARLGRLMVKEFELDPTAEVYILLDMNEHAQQALRQAEAMPVARDQRTAESTEEYAVHAAASVARHVLDQNRAVGLIAWGQHREVIPPEREVRQLYKILEALAELRAYGATSLAEVLSAESVRFGRNCTLVVITPSLDERWVTGVQHLLYRGVRIVAILIDAHSFGGGRSNQTIRMRLAELRVPTYVYGRGQALAAALARPAPGDQQHVDGMPRRDDLVRPHRAG from the coding sequence ATGATGATGCAGTGGCAACGCCTCGAACGTTCCCTCCGTCCGCTCAGTCTTGTCCTGCTGGCGGCGTTGATCTTTATTGCGGCGCAGGGCACAGGGATTGAACTCTTCTTTCACCTCAGTTATCTGCTGATCAGCATCGTGGTGGTGGCATATCTGTGGGCATGGCTCAATCTGCATGGTCTCAGTGTACGACGTGAGACATTCTCGCACCGGGCGCAGGTCGGCGACGTGGCGCGCGAGCGCGTGACGCTGATCAACCACTGGTTTCTGCCGCGACTCTGGGTTGAAGTGCTGGATCACTCGAATCTGCCATCCCACGGCGCTGGATTCGTCGCCTGTCTGCCCGGCAATGAGCAGCAACGCTGGGTGGTGCGAACTCCCTGTACCATGCGCGGAAAGTTCCGCCTGGGTCCGGTGACGCTGGCGAGCAGCGATCCGCTGGGATTGTTTCGTCTGCAACGCGACATTGCTGGCGCAACCGATATTCTGGTCTACCCGCGAACCGTTCCGTTGCCGGAGTTTGTGCTGCCCGGCGCAGAATTGCCCGGCGGTCAGAACCTCAGGAGACGTACGCACCATGTGACGCCGAATGTCGCTGCGCTGCGCGAGTATCAACCGGGCGACAGTTTCAACCGGATCCACTGGCGCAGCACAGCGCGTCTTGGCAGATTGATGGTGAAGGAGTTCGAACTCGACCCGACCGCCGAGGTGTACATTCTGCTCGACATGAATGAGCACGCTCAACAGGCGCTGCGTCAGGCGGAAGCGATGCCCGTCGCGCGTGATCAGCGGACTGCCGAGTCTACCGAAGAATATGCGGTGCATGCTGCAGCGTCGGTAGCACGGCACGTGCTGGATCAGAACCGCGCCGTGGGATTGATCGCCTGGGGGCAGCACCGTGAAGTTATTCCGCCAGAACGCGAAGTGCGGCAGCTGTACAAGATTCTGGAGGCGCTGGCGGAACTGCGCGCATATGGCGCGACCTCGCTGGCGGAGGTGCTGAGCGCGGAAAGCGTGCGCTTTGGACGCAATTGCACGCTGGTGGTGATTACTCCCTCGCTCGACGAGCGCTGGGTGACCGGTGTGCAACATCTGCTCTACCGTGGTGTGCGCATTGTTGCTATCCTGATCGATGCACATTCGTTCGGCGGCGGGCGCAGCAATCAGACGATCCGTATGCGTCTGGCGGAATTGCGTGTGCCGACCTATGTGTATGGTCGCGGGCAGGCGCTGGCAGCGGCGCTTGCTCGACCTGCCCCTGGCGATCAGCAGCACGTCGATGGGATGCCCCGGCGCGATGACCTGGTGCGCCCTCATCGGGCGGGATAA
- a CDS encoding NAD(P)H-dependent amine dehydrogenase family protein, translated as MATRVVCYGLGPIGLSIARLACARSGIQVVGAVDIDPQKAGRDLGELLGIGATGISVSADAATTLRNTRPNVVLHATLSSLAAVVPQLQECIAAGADVISTCEELAYPWSAQPQIAADLDAAARAAGVTLLGAGVNPGYAMDALPVMLTAVCAGVRAIRVLRIVDAAQRRAPLQRKIGAGLTPDEFAQRVHEGTVRHVGLPESLHMIAATLGWQLDAGDDTIMPVLAERAIATEHVSVAVGQVAGVRQIARGYVGEREVIALELQMYVGAPNPQDTVEIDGDPPLRMTIPGGIHGDSATAAIAVNAIASIRRAESGLLSMTDIPLVHYW; from the coding sequence ATGGCGACACGCGTCGTTTGTTACGGACTCGGCCCAATCGGTCTGAGCATTGCACGTCTCGCCTGCGCGCGGTCTGGCATCCAGGTCGTCGGCGCCGTTGATATCGATCCGCAGAAAGCCGGTCGTGATCTGGGCGAATTGCTGGGCATTGGCGCGACCGGCATTTCCGTCAGCGCCGATGCCGCAACGACACTGAGAAACACGCGCCCCAATGTCGTGCTGCATGCCACGCTTTCGTCGCTTGCCGCCGTTGTACCGCAGTTGCAGGAATGTATCGCCGCCGGCGCCGATGTCATTTCGACATGCGAGGAACTCGCCTACCCGTGGAGCGCCCAACCACAGATAGCAGCGGATCTGGATGCTGCGGCACGCGCTGCTGGCGTCACCCTGCTCGGTGCAGGGGTCAACCCTGGTTATGCAATGGATGCGTTGCCGGTTATGCTGACGGCGGTGTGCGCCGGGGTGCGCGCCATTCGTGTGCTGCGCATCGTTGATGCAGCGCAGCGACGCGCTCCGTTGCAACGCAAGATTGGCGCCGGGCTGACACCCGACGAATTCGCGCAACGTGTGCATGAAGGCACGGTGCGCCACGTTGGATTGCCTGAGTCTCTTCACATGATCGCAGCAACGCTCGGATGGCAACTCGATGCTGGCGATGACACGATTATGCCCGTCCTTGCCGAACGCGCAATCGCCACCGAACACGTTTCCGTCGCCGTCGGGCAGGTCGCCGGCGTGCGTCAGATCGCGCGCGGCTACGTTGGTGAGCGCGAAGTCATTGCTCTTGAATTGCAGATGTACGTTGGTGCACCCAATCCGCAGGATACTGTTGAGATCGATGGCGATCCACCGCTGCGTATGACGATCCCCGGCGGCATCCATGGAGATAGTGCGACCGCTGCTATCGCCGTCAACGCGATTGCCAGCATTCGCAGAGCCGAGTCCGGATTGCTGAGTATGACCGATATACCACTGGTTCATTACTGGTAA
- a CDS encoding sigma-70 family RNA polymerase sigma factor encodes MNQVQTRANDQHRVEDDPGAEEIDSFWLTDISDLDEKRLSRSETIDDSTQMYLREIGQVSLLSAEEEITLANDIRAGREAQERLKSHRFESLAERLLLERRVMQAEEARRRLIQANLRLVVSIAKKYIGGPLSFMDLVQEGNIGLMRAVEKFDAGKGNRFSTYATWWIRQAITRAIAEQSRLIRLPVHLSDVIAQLRRVARRLEQSLEREPTVEEIAAAIDMPEHKVKLLLQASAQPISLEQPITSDGEGQISELLADDDADAPMEIATRRMLQHDLAQALMELPDRERAVLQLRYGLTDGRRRTLEEVGSAFGITRERTRQIEADALRQLRRPGIGARLQAYLE; translated from the coding sequence ATGAATCAGGTCCAAACCCGCGCCAACGACCAGCATCGTGTTGAAGACGATCCCGGTGCTGAGGAGATCGACTCTTTCTGGCTGACCGATATCAGCGATCTGGATGAAAAACGCCTCTCCCGCAGTGAAACCATCGATGACTCAACACAAATGTATCTGCGTGAGATCGGGCAGGTCAGCCTGCTGAGCGCCGAAGAGGAGATCACGCTGGCGAACGACATTCGCGCCGGTCGAGAGGCTCAGGAGCGATTGAAATCGCATCGCTTCGAATCGCTCGCCGAGCGCCTGCTGCTTGAACGGCGCGTGATGCAGGCTGAAGAAGCGCGGCGACGCCTCATTCAGGCAAATCTGCGTCTGGTCGTCAGCATTGCCAAAAAGTACATTGGCGGACCGCTCTCCTTCATGGACCTGGTGCAGGAAGGGAATATCGGTCTGATGCGCGCGGTTGAGAAGTTCGATGCTGGCAAAGGTAATCGCTTTTCGACGTATGCAACCTGGTGGATTCGTCAGGCGATTACACGCGCTATTGCCGAGCAGAGTCGCCTGATCCGGTTGCCGGTGCACTTGAGTGATGTCATTGCACAGTTACGTCGTGTTGCCCGACGGCTTGAGCAGTCGCTGGAGCGCGAACCAACCGTCGAAGAGATCGCTGCGGCTATCGATATGCCGGAGCACAAGGTCAAACTCCTGTTGCAGGCGTCGGCGCAACCGATTTCGCTGGAACAACCGATCACCAGTGATGGGGAAGGGCAGATCAGTGAGTTGCTGGCTGACGACGATGCCGATGCGCCTATGGAAATCGCAACCCGGCGCATGCTCCAGCATGACCTGGCGCAGGCGCTGATGGAACTGCCCGACCGCGAGCGAGCTGTGCTCCAGTTGCGGTATGGCTTGACCGACGGACGCCGCCGCACGCTGGAGGAGGTCGGATCCGCCTTTGGCATCACCCGCGAGCGCACCCGACAGATCGAGGCTGATGCGTTGCGTCAGTTGCGTCGTCCTGGCATTGGTGCACGGTTGCAGGCGTATCTGGAGTAG
- the mnmE gene encoding tRNA uridine-5-carboxymethylaminomethyl(34) synthesis GTPase MnmE: MLYDDTIAAIATPPGEGGIGIVRISGRDALKILERIFVPVRPGRWKPYQMRYGRVVDQNGAVVDEALAVFMRGPRSFTAEDTAEISVHGGPLVVERVLQQALAAGARAAAPGEFTMRAFLNGRIDLAQAEATLDIITARTTTALALAEAQLGGWLSQELHRIRDLLMDPLAYCTALVDFPEDEVDPQDIETPLTAAVQALDALVASAQHGIIYRQGARAALIGRPNAGKSSLLNALLRVDRAIVTPIPGTTRDTLEETASLGGVPVVLTDTAGIVESDDPVERLGVARSRQAVRLADLALLVVDVSLPVADDDREIVALTEEKRTILTLNKIDLIDADRSIIAARQREYEQIRGKAFDAMVTVSALTGQGLDELGATVARLLLGAPIAADGRLVTNARHRDALARAADHARDALTGFQQGVSPDLLAVDLTAAINAIGEVTGESVGEDLLHAIFSRFCIGK, from the coding sequence ATGCTGTATGACGACACAATTGCAGCCATTGCGACGCCGCCCGGCGAGGGTGGCATTGGAATTGTGCGCATAAGCGGAAGAGATGCGTTGAAGATCCTGGAGCGCATCTTCGTGCCGGTGCGACCTGGTCGGTGGAAACCCTACCAGATGCGTTATGGTCGTGTGGTTGACCAGAACGGCGCAGTCGTGGACGAGGCGCTGGCAGTGTTCATGCGCGGTCCACGAAGCTTCACTGCTGAAGACACTGCCGAAATATCAGTTCACGGAGGACCGCTGGTTGTCGAGCGGGTGCTGCAACAGGCGCTGGCGGCTGGCGCGCGGGCGGCCGCTCCCGGCGAGTTCACCATGCGCGCTTTCTTGAATGGGCGGATCGATCTTGCTCAGGCAGAAGCAACGCTTGACATAATCACAGCGCGAACGACGACAGCGCTGGCGCTGGCAGAGGCGCAGTTGGGCGGATGGCTCTCGCAGGAACTGCACCGCATCCGTGACCTGTTGATGGACCCGCTGGCATACTGCACAGCACTGGTCGATTTTCCTGAAGACGAAGTCGATCCGCAGGACATCGAGACTCCCCTGACGGCGGCAGTTCAGGCGCTCGATGCGCTGGTTGCGTCAGCGCAGCACGGGATCATCTATCGCCAGGGCGCACGCGCTGCGTTGATCGGGCGTCCGAATGCCGGAAAGTCGAGCCTGTTGAACGCACTGCTGCGCGTTGATCGGGCGATTGTGACGCCGATCCCCGGCACGACGCGCGATACGCTTGAGGAAACCGCCAGTCTGGGAGGCGTGCCTGTGGTGTTGACGGACACCGCAGGGATCGTGGAAAGTGACGATCCGGTCGAGCGTCTTGGCGTGGCACGGAGTCGTCAGGCGGTGAGGCTGGCAGACCTGGCGCTGCTGGTCGTTGATGTGTCACTCCCGGTTGCTGACGATGACCGCGAGATTGTCGCGTTGACCGAAGAGAAACGCACGATCCTCACGCTCAACAAAATCGACCTGATCGACGCCGATCGGTCGATCATCGCAGCGCGGCAGCGTGAATATGAACAGATCCGCGGCAAGGCATTCGACGCGATGGTGACCGTCTCAGCATTAACCGGACAGGGTCTCGACGAACTCGGCGCAACGGTGGCGCGTCTGTTGCTGGGTGCGCCAATAGCGGCGGATGGGCGTCTGGTGACCAATGCACGCCATCGTGATGCACTGGCGCGCGCAGCGGATCATGCGCGCGACGCGCTTACCGGTTTCCAGCAGGGTGTCTCTCCCGATCTGCTGGCGGTTGACCTGACAGCGGCGATCAACGCTATCGGCGAAGTGACCGGCGAGTCGGTCGGCGAGGACCTGCTGCATGCCATCTTCAGCCGGTTTTGTATCGGGAAGTGA
- a CDS encoding cyclic nucleotide-binding domain-containing protein, translating into MGAKTAPFDQQRMPASSSDTAVRYRERRQQQTQALAQLDCLKGVTPDTLARLAACATLRAFVPGAIIVNEQRPIAFLSFILRGSVSLTLHDRAGRQVLIGVLSRGDCLGVATLFGDRFRGATVRAETVCYLVQVPLTEVRAMLPGSPELERALRQIYQQRLVEGTLGRVPLFSRLSPAERIHIARVLRPMQYSRGAIVLRQGAIGDALYIVMSGQVVIEQNGQVIAYLEEGDFFGEMSLLTHQPHNADVRALTPVEALALPVQDLEALLASRPELAMQLREVVEQRKAASRAIRSDAERQAQLSAILEHGLRRGTHILVRDLSLCKPGCRICEDACASRHGAGRIHFSGLTLNGIEIADACRQCRVGAECVEACPEDAIVWNESGALFITDACNGCGACVPACPYHAVDMRSIAPPHQSPLWGLWQRLQRWRMPVIPLETDHQTQQRANKCDLCHGYNDLACVSACPTGALRLVSVEEVFPL; encoded by the coding sequence ATGGGGGCAAAGACTGCGCCGTTCGATCAGCAACGGATGCCAGCATCTTCAAGTGATACGGCGGTACGCTATCGAGAGCGGCGTCAGCAACAAACGCAGGCGCTGGCGCAGCTCGACTGTCTGAAAGGCGTCACGCCCGATACCCTGGCGCGCCTTGCGGCGTGCGCAACGTTACGTGCATTCGTGCCCGGCGCAATCATTGTGAATGAACAGCGTCCCATCGCGTTTCTCTCGTTCATTCTTCGCGGTTCTGTCAGTCTGACGCTCCATGATCGGGCGGGGCGTCAGGTGTTGATTGGCGTTCTCAGCCGTGGTGATTGTTTGGGGGTTGCAACGCTGTTTGGCGACCGTTTTCGCGGAGCGACAGTGCGTGCTGAAACCGTCTGTTATCTCGTGCAGGTCCCGCTGACGGAGGTTCGTGCAATGCTGCCCGGTTCGCCGGAACTGGAACGGGCATTGCGCCAGATCTATCAGCAACGCCTGGTCGAGGGCACGCTGGGTCGCGTGCCGCTCTTCAGTCGCCTGTCGCCGGCTGAACGCATCCATATCGCCAGAGTGTTGCGCCCGATGCAGTATAGTCGCGGCGCGATCGTGCTCCGGCAGGGGGCGATCGGTGATGCGCTGTATATCGTCATGTCGGGTCAGGTGGTTATCGAGCAGAACGGTCAGGTGATCGCTTATCTTGAAGAAGGCGATTTCTTTGGCGAAATGTCGCTGCTGACCCATCAACCGCACAATGCGGACGTGCGGGCGCTAACGCCGGTGGAAGCGCTGGCGCTGCCGGTCCAGGATCTGGAGGCGCTACTGGCGAGTCGTCCGGAACTGGCGATGCAGTTGCGCGAAGTCGTCGAGCAGCGCAAAGCCGCGAGTCGGGCGATCCGCAGCGATGCAGAGCGTCAGGCGCAATTATCGGCGATACTTGAACATGGATTGCGCCGGGGAACCCACATTCTGGTGCGCGACCTGAGTCTGTGTAAGCCCGGGTGCAGGATTTGCGAAGATGCCTGTGCATCACGTCACGGCGCCGGGCGCATTCATTTTTCCGGTTTGACCTTGAACGGTATCGAAATCGCTGATGCGTGTCGGCAGTGTCGTGTCGGAGCGGAGTGCGTCGAAGCATGCCCTGAAGATGCAATCGTCTGGAATGAGAGCGGCGCACTGTTCATTACCGATGCGTGCAACGGGTGTGGCGCGTGTGTGCCGGCATGTCCTTACCATGCTGTGGACATGCGTTCCATCGCTCCGCCGCATCAGTCGCCGCTCTGGGGATTGTGGCAGCGATTGCAGCGCTGGCGCATGCCGGTCATTCCGCTGGAAACGGATCATCAGACGCAACAACGAGCAAACAAATGCGACCTGTGCCACGGATACAACGATCTGGCATGTGTCAGCGCCTGTCCGACCGGCGCCCTGCGGCTTGTGTCGGTTGAGGAAGTGTTCCCGTTATGA
- a CDS encoding response regulator, whose product MKTPTILIIDDDVVLLARLATQLKDAGYETIQATSVRQVEYVLDSATVDLALLEPAIDRQAGWEFLPRLAARTPTIVISGDGLEEDVVRGLDAGAVDYLTKPFRTGELLARLRAHLKSRSTHEIVPSQDTSSTTPTASAASPATASRVIDLGDDDDIADDATAAVANTHDRHSDSGGSTKRLRRARPSDDEEEAVFIPHAEERGLIADHTSMPVDELRVAELERLPLGARLHAARQRRRITLVQAELDTKIRMSYIQAMEEEKFSLLPHGAMTEAMVKTYAAYLGLNVTHALEEYRQRHYTAPVEPLFALGGTSLPRSAPPWWVWAAVVLLALVIGIGGILAIDPAGVAALGERARMLFVPPTATPTPTLTPTFSPTATFTPTATPSPTPTSTATPSPTAEPTATLEPTATPSPTARPRPTVRPQPTLAPPTPEPPTPEPPTPEPPPVQP is encoded by the coding sequence ATGAAAACTCCAACCATCCTGATTATTGACGATGATGTCGTGTTGCTGGCGCGGCTGGCGACACAACTCAAAGATGCCGGATATGAAACCATCCAGGCGACCAGTGTGCGTCAGGTGGAATATGTCCTTGACAGTGCAACGGTTGATCTGGCGCTACTGGAGCCGGCTATTGATCGCCAGGCTGGCTGGGAGTTTCTGCCCCGCCTGGCGGCGCGTACACCAACCATTGTGATCAGCGGCGATGGTCTTGAAGAGGATGTCGTGCGTGGACTCGACGCTGGCGCCGTTGATTATCTGACCAAGCCGTTTCGCACCGGTGAGTTGCTCGCCCGTCTGCGTGCACATTTGAAATCGAGATCGACTCACGAGATCGTTCCTTCCCAGGACACGTCTTCTACCACTCCTACCGCGTCTGCGGCATCGCCGGCAACCGCGTCCAGGGTGATCGATCTGGGTGACGATGACGACATTGCCGATGATGCGACCGCTGCTGTCGCAAACACGCACGACCGCCATTCGGATTCTGGGGGTTCTACGAAGCGCCTGCGTCGTGCGCGTCCTTCCGATGACGAAGAAGAGGCGGTCTTTATTCCGCATGCTGAGGAGCGTGGTCTGATCGCTGATCACACGTCAATGCCGGTCGATGAGTTGCGGGTCGCCGAACTGGAGCGGCTGCCGCTTGGCGCACGCCTGCACGCAGCGCGTCAACGGCGGCGCATTACACTGGTGCAGGCGGAACTCGATACGAAAATCCGCATGTCCTATATCCAGGCGATGGAGGAGGAGAAGTTTTCCCTGCTGCCGCACGGTGCGATGACCGAAGCGATGGTGAAGACGTATGCCGCCTACCTGGGATTGAATGTGACCCATGCACTCGAAGAGTATCGTCAGCGCCACTACACTGCGCCGGTCGAACCTCTGTTCGCCCTGGGAGGAACGTCGCTGCCGCGCTCTGCGCCACCCTGGTGGGTATGGGCTGCCGTGGTGTTGCTGGCGCTGGTGATCGGCATTGGCGGCATTCTGGCGATCGACCCGGCAGGTGTTGCGGCGCTTGGTGAACGGGCACGCATGCTGTTTGTTCCACCGACTGCGACCCCGACGCCAACCCTGACGCCAACCTTCTCGCCAACGGCGACATTCACACCGACTGCGACACCAAGCCCGACGCCGACAAGCACCGCGACGCCAAGCCCGACTGCTGAACCAACGGCCACGCTGGAGCCAACCGCCACGCCGTCTCCAACGGCGCGCCCGCGTCCGACGGTGCGCCCGCAACCGACACTCGCGCCGCCGACGCCTGAACCGCCAACACCCGAACCGCCGACGCCCGAACCGCCACCGGTTCAACCGTAA
- the puhE gene encoding putative photosynthetic complex assembly protein PuhE, which produces MPLLYALVLWWVSTAIIILLYRLPQRTYRLSFAALTAVGLASLYGVWLARDDTGMLGAYLGFTCGTLLWGWQLAGFYMGFVTGPRQEPLVWHPSSFVRFGQAVHASLHHELAALAGAVVVAALSWDAANQTGWWTYLLLWLMHLAAKINIFLGARNFHAGLLPDHLRHLGIFFRYRPMNLFFPLSVTAAVVVATLLARWALHPDATDFEAVVGTLLSFLTLLGLLEIWLLMTPPVGAMWGERRVDVG; this is translated from the coding sequence GTGCCTCTGCTTTACGCGCTGGTTCTCTGGTGGGTGTCGACTGCCATTATTATTCTGCTCTATCGATTGCCGCAGCGTACCTATCGCCTGAGTTTCGCTGCGCTCACGGCGGTCGGGCTGGCGTCGCTCTACGGGGTGTGGCTGGCGCGTGACGATACCGGTATGCTGGGGGCGTATCTGGGATTTACCTGTGGGACGCTCCTGTGGGGATGGCAACTTGCCGGGTTCTACATGGGGTTTGTTACGGGACCGCGTCAGGAGCCGCTGGTCTGGCACCCTAGCAGCTTCGTTCGGTTCGGGCAGGCAGTGCATGCGAGCCTGCATCACGAACTTGCCGCCCTTGCCGGGGCTGTCGTTGTGGCAGCGCTCAGCTGGGATGCTGCGAACCAGACAGGCTGGTGGACGTACCTCCTCCTCTGGTTGATGCATCTGGCTGCCAAAATCAACATTTTTCTGGGTGCGCGCAATTTTCACGCCGGATTGCTGCCGGATCACCTGCGTCACCTCGGCATCTTCTTTCGCTATCGCCCGATGAATCTGTTCTTCCCTCTTTCCGTCACCGCTGCTGTCGTGGTGGCGACATTGCTGGCGCGCTGGGCGCTCCACCCTGATGCGACCGATTTTGAAGCGGTTGTTGGAACGCTGCTCAGCTTTCTTACCCTGCTGGGCTTGCTCGAAATCTGGTTGCTGATGACCCCGCCGGTGGGCGCCATGTGGGGCGAACGCCGGGTGGACGTCGGGTAG
- a CDS encoding BCD family MFS transporter — protein sequence MATGSQGVSGLAQRVSGWFSDHQAIAWWTNVLRLGLFQLGMGVALAPITGTLNRVLIGDMHISAALVASLMAIHYFVSPVRAVFGYRSDVERARGRWRMPYVALGLMLTYGGLATAPFSLILLGPNDSMPFAIALIICTAIFLAYGVGVNIVETTYLALVSDITPPRDRGKVLAVLWMMLVVGTIVSSIIVGAILERYSPVLLIQVMQGSAVIFAVLATISLLGREQLRPDGTLVNHTDDIRVRLTLVEQLRVVWQQPGLRALFVVLFGGTLALATHDVLLEPYGGQVLGMSVAATTRLTALWGVAMIIGITAAGLALWRGYSPIGVIIGGCISGALGFLVVILAGGSVDVNMFRGGVVFIGIGRGLFIVGSVALIMALADRAHAGLFIGLWGVTQALAQGFGTVGGGLARDIAQQQTGSILLGYTSVYAAALVILLLTLGLIMVLRLGRQLREGAVRSPWSGLQDLPGDQILF from the coding sequence ATGGCGACTGGAAGCCAGGGTGTGTCCGGTCTGGCGCAGCGCGTCAGTGGCTGGTTCAGCGATCACCAGGCGATTGCCTGGTGGACGAATGTGCTGCGTCTGGGCTTGTTTCAACTGGGCATGGGAGTTGCACTGGCGCCGATCACCGGCACGCTCAACCGTGTGTTGATCGGTGATATGCACATTTCGGCTGCTCTTGTCGCTTCGTTAATGGCGATCCACTACTTTGTCTCGCCGGTACGCGCAGTCTTTGGGTATCGGTCGGATGTGGAACGGGCGCGAGGGCGCTGGCGCATGCCCTATGTGGCATTGGGTCTCATGCTGACATATGGCGGGTTGGCGACTGCACCGTTCTCGTTGATCCTGCTGGGTCCCAACGACTCGATGCCGTTCGCAATCGCGCTCATCATCTGTACTGCGATTTTCCTGGCATACGGTGTCGGCGTCAATATCGTCGAAACAACCTATCTGGCGCTGGTCAGCGATATTACTCCGCCGCGCGACCGCGGGAAGGTGCTGGCGGTGCTGTGGATGATGCTGGTCGTCGGCACCATCGTCAGTTCGATCATCGTTGGCGCGATCCTCGAACGATATTCGCCGGTGCTGTTGATCCAGGTGATGCAGGGTTCGGCGGTCATCTTCGCTGTGCTGGCGACGATATCGCTGCTGGGGCGTGAGCAACTGCGCCCTGATGGAACCCTCGTCAACCATACCGATGATATTCGTGTGCGGTTGACGCTGGTCGAGCAACTCCGTGTGGTCTGGCAGCAACCGGGGTTGCGCGCGTTGTTCGTTGTGCTGTTTGGCGGCACGCTGGCGCTCGCCACACACGATGTGTTGCTCGAACCGTATGGTGGTCAGGTGCTCGGCATGAGCGTCGCCGCCACAACGCGGTTGACGGCGTTGTGGGGCGTGGCGATGATCATCGGGATTACCGCCGCAGGTCTGGCGTTGTGGCGTGGATACTCTCCTATCGGAGTAATTATTGGCGGGTGCATTTCCGGCGCGCTTGGGTTCCTGGTGGTCATCCTGGCAGGCGGAAGCGTCGATGTGAATATGTTCCGTGGCGGCGTGGTGTTTATTGGTATCGGTCGCGGATTATTTATCGTTGGTTCGGTGGCGTTGATTATGGCGCTTGCCGACCGCGCGCATGCTGGATTGTTCATTGGTCTGTGGGGTGTGACGCAGGCGCTGGCGCAGGGTTTCGGCACGGTGGGTGGCGGTCTGGCGCGCGATATTGCGCAACAGCAAACCGGCAGCATCCTGCTCGGATATACTTCGGTCTATGCCGCAGCACTGGTTATTCTGCTCCTTACCCTGGGGTTGATCATGGTGTTGCGCCTCGGACGTCAGCTGCGCGAGGGCGCCGTCCGCTCACCCTGGTCAGGGTTGCAGGATCTGCCCGGCGATCAGATTCTGTTCTGA